CGGGGTAAAAGAAGGACAAATGCTTGGTTGGCTTGATGAACATGGTCTAAATAACTTAATGTTAATCAATGATGTTGGAGACAATGTTATTGATAAATATTTTGCTGTTAGAGACAATCAATTAATTAGCCTAACGTGCCTAAAAGTGTTTATGGCAACAAATAATGTTGACGTTGCAAAAAATGACTGCTTGTTTTATATCGTCAACATGTCAAATAGCTAATTTTGCTAATGTGAGCGTTTATGTGTCATGAAAATGCTGTTTGGATCACTCTGATAACCAGCAAATGGCCCGCATTCGGTAAAGCCGTGACGTAGATATAAATCACGGGCAGGTTTAAAAAAAACCATTGATCCTGTTTCTAAGTGAAGGGATGTATAACCCTTTATTGTGGCTTGATTCATCACGTAGTTTAGTAAACGAGTTGCCACCCCTTGACCTCTCGCTTCGTTTATTGTGCGCATAGACTTTATTTCTGCGACCGTTTCACTATGCGTTTTAATGGCGACACAACCTAGGGTTTTACCTGAATACTTAAAGGAGTAAAAAGTAATATTAGGTTGTTTAAGTGCTTGGGTATCAAGTGCATGTACACTTTCTGCGGGAGAATTCGCAAACATATCTTTGAGGTGTTCTTCGAGTATGCTAACGATTTGACCGTCAGTTAAATCATCTTCTTCAATCAATATATCAGATTTTTTCAAGATATTTTGTTTATATTAGGCGGAAACTATTGAACATGTTAACAAAAAATTCATCACTGAAAAGTGAAATAAATTCATCTATAAGACAACGTTAGCTTGATGAAAAGGGACTAACGCCCCTTTTCATCAAGCTAACAAAAATAGAAATATTTAATTTGAATAAACTTCAAGTTCATCTATTTCAATAAAAGCGTCGCCTTGATTAGAATTCACCTGAATTCTAAATATTTTAGCTTCGACCTTTGTCGGCAAATTTGCTCTTTGGTCAATCGACTTGCCTAAATTGTATTGGCCTTGTTCTTCAAATTGATCGCCCTCAAGCGAGGTTAATATTGTTACATGTCGTGGCCCACGACCAAGCTCTGTTGCTTTTGTATTAAGCATCACTCTAAAACCGGATATGGTGACAGGTTCTTCATACTCAACTTGCAGCCAATATGTAGTTTCTTTATTTTCGGTATCTTTTTTGACTAACCAAATTCCCCGATTAATCAGGCTACCTTCACCGTCAACAATTTGCTCATTAAAAATATGACCATCAAATGCTGCAGCTGGCACGTCTGCGCCGTAATTATCACTTGCATGATAGCTCGACTCAGTCAATCCGTTAGTGTAGATTTGTGCAATATTACCGTATTGTCCAGTACGCTCTAGCGAATCACCCACTTGGCCATCATCAACTATTCCGTCACCTTTTAATAGCGCAATATATTCAATCGCGCATTCACTATCTTCATTTTCTGCGTAGCCAATTCGTATCGTTTCTTGTGTTCTACGCACTAAGTTCAAAACATCAAACCAATCATTTGAATAATCATAACCACGTTCAAAAGTAAATAACCACGGCTGATCTGACTCTTGCTTCCAACAAGTAATTGATTGTTCATCAGATTCTTCTACACCCACCTTAATCAGTTGCGACTTACCGATTAAAATATCAGTTACCTTGCCTTTGTACTCCACAACATCCGCTTGTGTGAATAGTGGTAAACAAAAGAGTGATAGCAGTGCGATCTTTTTCATACATTAATCCCTAATAAAAGTTGTCATACTGCTTTTCAAGATTAATGCCAATGTAACTGACAAGTTTTTGACTTTACTGGTTAAAGTTGAGCTCAAACAATCCAAGCGCTACGTGCTCCTCACATTTTAAATACAATAAATAAGGAGCAATAATTTGGAGTAATCATTAAATCGTAAAATAGTCGAGCTGCGATAATACATGACTGCTAGCATTTTTCATTTCGTTACTTTTCTCATTTGAGGTATTCACGAATACTGCATTTTGATCAACTAATGCTTTTATATCATGCATATTTTTACTTATTTCAACAACAACTGTACTTTGTTCTTCAGCTGAGGTTGCAATTTCATGCGCCTGGCTATTCACATCATTTACTTTATGGCGAATATCTTCCATTAACTCGTTACTATGAGATACGCGTTCATTGAGTGAGTGCGCTAAATCACTACTTTGATTCATTTGTACCTGTGCTTGATCGCCGGCAGTCGTTAAACTACCGAGTAAGGTTTCGATCTCGTTTACTGAAGTTTGCGATCGCTGAGCTAAGCCTCTTACTTCATCTGCTACAACCGCAAACCCGCGGCCTTGTTCTCCCGCTCTTGCAGCTTCTATCGCAGCATTTAACGCCAGTAAGTTTGTTTGTTCAGAGATCGCTTTAATGACATCAAGGATTTTTTCAATATTAACGGTTTCAGACTTTAAATTATCAACCGTATTACCCGTTTCTTTCAAAGCATTTACCAGTATTTCGATTTCCTTAACAGATTCTTGTGAGGCAGATAAACTGACACCCGCCAAGTCATTAATTTCACCGGCTGCTGCAGCTGTTTGCGTAATATTTTGCGCAATGTTCTGACTGGTTTGCGCCATTTCTTCTATCGCAGTAACCACGAGATCAATGTTATCAGTAATAGCATGTGCGCCATCTTGCAACTGATTATTATAACTCAGCACTTCATCGCTATTACTCGCCACAATATCGCCAGAAGATTTAATATCTGCCATTGTGTTACGCAATCTCTCTACCGTTGTATTTATCGACTTTGCTAACTCTGACATTTCATCACGCGTTGATACTGCGCAAGAAACATTCAGTAAACCTTTCGACAGTTTAAACGCAACGTCTTTAACTTGGGTGACTGCATTACTAATACCACGTGCAATCAGTTGACTTAGTATGATAGATACAACAAGGGAAAGTAGTAAACCAATATAGAAAACATAGGAAGCAATGGAAATGGCTTGTTCAATCTCTTGCTTAGTGTCTAATGCTGAACGGTCTACATGCTGTTTAAAATCATCGAAGAAATCCACTAAGACATAATAACTATCAACAAACGATTTAAATATTGGATATGGTGCTTTATTATCAGGTGCACTTTCCATCGCTTTTACAAAGTCATCTGCTTTTGTCTGATAATCCTCAATTAAGCTTTTTAGCTGGGTTATTTTACTTTTATCACCTTGATATGACGCGACAATTTTATTCACTAAATTCGGGGTTTGTTGATGATTTTCAGCAATTGTTGATAAGTACCCTTCGGTTTGTTCTTCTAACGTTAGTAAGTAACTTATCTGTAGACCTCTTATATTTAACATAGTATCAACTTGGACTTCTTTGATACGTTCAAACTGCATGGATGTGGTAAAGTTATTTTGATAAAACTGATTAAATTTATCTCCAATTTCATTGCTATAAAATTTAATCACCAACAGCGCTAACGTAAACACAACGACTATTGCCAATGATAAGGCTTGCAGTTTTCTTAATATTGTCCAGCTCATTGTTATTCTTCAATAATTAGTTAACTTTCTTAAATACTAGTATAGATTTATAAAAAACAAAGCTATATATTCACAACAAGCAACGAAAGAAACCTCGCGTTAACAGAACCATGGAATAAGGTGCATTAAAAGGCTTTGAAGTATGCCAGCAAATATTAATCACGAAATGGGTTGATAAGTGAATGATGTCATTCCTATAATTGCTGTATTCAATACAGTACTTATCATCAATCTACATGAATGTGATAACCAGTTTCCAATAATGTCTAAGGTAATATTCTTTCTATGGTTAGTCAGCAACAACCCACCATTTTGTGGCACGATTACGAAACATGGGGCATCAACCCTAAATATGACAAACCATCACAATTTGCAGGTATTCGAACAGATCTTGATTTGAACATTATTGGTGAGCCTGAAATGTTCTATTGTCAGCCGCCTAGTGATTACCTCCCGCACCCTGAAGCAGCATTAGTAACAGGCATTACCCCTCAAAAAGCATTACGAGATGGCATGTCAGAAGCCGATTTTGCTCATCGCATTCATCAGCTTTTTTCTCAAGCGAATACTTGTGTAGCAGGCTATAACAACATTCGCTTTGATGATGAAGTAACCCGTTATTTGTTTTATCGAAACTTTTATGACCCCTACGCGCGTGAATGGCAAAATGGTAATAGCCGCTGGGATATTATCGATATGGTTAGGGCTTGTTACGCTTTAAGACCAGAAGGTATTGAGTGGCCAAAGGTTGTAGATAAACTAACAGGTGAAGAGCGCGTTAGCTTTCGGCTGGAATTGCTGACTCAAGCGAATGGCATAAACCATGAAGCCGCGCATGATGCAATGAGTGATGTTTATGCAACGATTGCTATGGCAAAGCTCATTAAAGAAAAACAACCCAAACTTTACGAGTTTTTATTTGATTTACGTAGTAAAAAGCACGTGAGTGAATTATTAGATGTTTACAACATGACCCCTGTTGTTCATACATCGAGTAAAATTTCATCTATCCATGGCTGCACTAGTTGGTTTGCGCCGGTTGCGTATCATCCACAAAATAAAAACGCCGTAATCGCCATTGATTTAGCACAAGATCCCACTCCCTTGTTTGAATTGAGTAGCGAGGAAATCAAAGCACGATTATATACAAGACATGATGAGTTGGCGGAAGACGAGTTACCCATTCCCGTTAAACTTATTCATGTTAATAAATGCCCTGTTGTTGCGCCTGCTAAAACGTTATTACCCGAAAATGCAGAACGATTAGCGATCCCGCGCGAGACTTGTTTAGAGAACCTAGCAAAACTAAAAATGCACGTTGAAATACGGGACAAGTTAAGTGATGTATTTGCACCAGAATCTTTTGATGATGACGAACAGCCTGATGCTGAAGAAGCATTATATGGCGGTGCTTTTTTCAGCTCAAGCGATAAAGCGCAAATGGACATATTGCACCAATTGCCAATAGAACAATTGGCAACACACCCGTTTCAGTTTCAAGATGAGCGTTTATCAACCTTGTTATTCAGGTTTAGAGCTAGAAACTATCCTCAAACGCTTAATAACGAAGAACAATTAAAATGGCAGAGCTATTGCCAAAGTAAATTGCAGTATGGTGGTAAAGGTATCCTTTCTGCTGATGAATTTATGCTAAAAATTGAAAATCTTGTGCATGAACATGAGAGTGATCAGAGCAAAGTGGCAGTGTTAAAAGCCTTGTATGAGTATTTACAAGGAAGTGTTTAGTTAAATCAATTCAAAAAAAGGCGTCACTTAGAGTAAGTGACGCCTTTTTAAAGCTAAACATATCGTAACGAATTATTGGCAATGCCTTGGTACATTGACACTCAAATTACTGATGCTTTGTTCTAAATCTTCAATTTGAGCACAATCTATATTTTCATTTCCATAGAGGTTTAAGTAATTTAACTTCAACAAATTACTTAGTAGCGTTACATCATTTATATCATTATATGATAAATATAGTTCTGTTAGTTCACCTAACGACTGTAACTTACTGATATTTAAAACCTTATTGTTTTTTAGGTTTAAGTAAACCAATGACGGCATATTATCAATGTAAGTTATTTCATCAATAATGTTAGACTCTAGAGTTAGGTACTTAAGTGCTGGTAAGGTATTTTCAATATTAACAGAAGCAATTCGATTGCCACGCAAATTTAAATTAGAGAGTTTAGGGAGCTCTGAAAAGTCAGGTATAAAAGTTAATTGCCCATATATAACCTCAAGCGTAGTTAGATTTTTCAGTTCATTTAAAGGTGCGTAGTCAATATCATCCCCCAGATAATACAAGCTTAATTGACTAATATTATTCATCTGCTCTATACCATTAAGTGACTTAATACCACTCGAATAGCAGCTAATATACGTAATATCAGCGATATCATTACCTCTGTTTCGTATGCATGCTGCAAGTGTTTCATCATCAAACAGTTCAAAGTTTATTGGACGTTCAACACAATTAGAAGAATATTTTAAAGTAGATTCAGGTCTCGCTTGCAAATAGCTATTAATGTCTTCACACAATAATGAAGAATTATTCGTTAAATCAATAGTCGTTAGTTTTATTAAATCAGTTAATGTACTAATATCAACTAACTGACTCATGCTTGTCATTTTAAGCGACTGTAATGAAGAAAGGTTAGCTAGCATATCTAATGAAGTTACATGATTATTAACGTAAACTTCCAATTGTTTTAGGTTGACTAACGATGATAGAAAATCCATCGATTCAACGTTGTTAATATTCATCACTGTTAACGTCTCTAATTTTGTCAAAGCACTAACAGGTGTCATATCATTTAAAGAATACATTCTGGTTAATGAAAGTGATTCCACATTAACAGCCCCCTCAAGGCCATCTAAAGAGGTTAAGCTCGTTAGGTCCTCTAACACAACTGATTTCAACGACAGTAGATTTGTCATATCAAACAATGTCGTTATATTAGCCGAGCTAATAGAAAGTTCTTCAAGCGCAGTTAAATTAACTAGCTCTTCAAGATTTTCATAGCTATTTTGAGCAAGTATTAATGCTGAAAGCTTTGTTAAGCCAGCAAGAGGAGAAACATCAATTGCAGCGTTATAATAAAGTCGCCCAATGTTTAGGTATTCAAGGTTGGTAAGGTTTTCTAGTGAGCTTATATCATCTAAATTACGGTTATTTGAAATATCCAAATAAGTCAGTTGAGTTGCAGTAGACAGTCCACTAATGTCAGATAAACGACTATTTTCTTGGATATTTAGTTTTTCTAAATTGGGTAATGATTCAACGAAAGAAACACTGGTCAAGTCTGCACGCTGCAATGAAAGTTCTTTTAATTTAGTGAGTTGCTTTAAACTATCTAAATTACTAATAGCGCTAACATTATTCATATTTAGCGCTTCTAGGTCTATCAATCCTTGAAGTTCGCTCAAGTCTATTTCTGCGTAATTATCAGAAATATCGAGCGATACTAATGAGGTCATATCACTGATAGGTGTGAAGTCAGTTGTGCCAATGCCATTTAACTTAAGATGTGTTATCGAATCTTTTAAAGCTAAGGCGCTTAAATCGGTAACATAATTATTATGACTAATGTCTAAATGCGTAAGGCTTTCTAGCTTTGCTAAAAAGCTCAATGCGTTAAAACGAGAACCAACATTTGATAACTTCAAATCAGTTAAGTTCACCAAGTTTTCTATCCCTTGTGGGTTTACAAGGTAAACATTACTTAAATCAAGCACAGTTAATTGTGTTAACTCAGAAAAGCTATTAGCATCTAAAGAATAATGGTATGTGCCGCTACTAAACAAAAAGGTTTGTAACTTTGCTAGACGTTCAAACGCTAAATTATTTGAGTAAACACTATTATTGCTCAAATCTAAATGTATAAGGTTAGCTAAACCAAATACCGTATCTATGTTTTGAATACCATTATCCGATAAATCTAAATATGTCAGCAGCTCTAATTCTGGTAGCGTTGATATATCATTAAGCTTAGCGTTGGAGATAGATACTTTGGTAAGGTTGGGGAATAACGCTAAATCAGCTAACGACGTAAATTCTATGCCATCACAGTGAATTTCAGCAAGCCCAAGATCATTTTCCGCTGAACTTGGTAAACACTGTTTAAAGCCATTATCTTCAAAAACTGCATTATCAATTGCGTCATAAGCACTGATGCTAATATCGACAGATTTACTCACAGATGCGCCGTTATTATCTGTTGCTTGCAACGTAAACGATAGTGTTTCATCTGCTGACACCGAGGGAGCAATAAAAGACAATTCCTTTTGATCGTCAACTAGTGAAGAAACCGTGGTACCCGCTGTTTGTTGCCACACATAACTTGTAATAGTACCATCACTATCTGAAGCATTCCCTGTAATAATAATGGCGTCACGTTCGTAAGCCGTAACTTCACCAAAATCCGAAATCACGGGAGATTGATTAGCTTGTTGCTTCGGGATGTTTGCTGAGGCAGAGCTAGAGCCTCCACCACCACAACCTATAGATAAGAGTGTTAACATCGATAATAACACTACATTTTTATTTTTAATCACAGTCAAGTACCATCCTTTAGATAAAATTTGGACGGCCACAACCAGTTAGCAGTCCATTGCTATTTGTACAATTGTTACATAAATGTTAACTACGAGACAAGAAGATATTGTCTTTAATGTTACAATAACTTTCCAATCTATAGCTGTAGATAATAAAAAAGGCACTTTACGTGCCTCTTCGTTTTACGATGCTTTTCTTCTTACATTATCAAACCAAGTGTAGCTTAACCCAAAAGAACGATTGTCGAAGGTTCAGGAACACGAGCAAGGTACTCATCCACACATATGAGCTATAACTCGCAATCTTCCTAAAATATAAAGCTCTATTAACGTATAAAGCTAATTAATACTATCCCAAACCTGCTGTTCTACTTGTTTAATATGACGTTCCATCATAATCTGCCACTTGCCATTTTGTTTCACCAATAACGCTTCAAAATGAGCGATAAACGGTGATTTTTTACCTTGGCTACCTATACTGTAATAATAGAAATAACCGGTTTGATGTGCCGTTGTGTTACTCAATAACGATGATGTAAACTTAAACGTTACCCCTGCTTTCATATTACCTGCTTTGGTGTCATCAAAGCCTTGTTTCCAGCGTGTTAGCGCATTAGCAATCGGGTAGCTTGTTTTTGCAATATCCGATACTAAAATAGCGTCTGAATGAAAAGTTGCTGAATAACCGTCAAAATCACCTGTTGCAACCGTTTTTTCTGCTTCTTGCCAAAAGGCAGCTAACTCTTTTTCTACCTCAGTATTTGCTTGAGCCTGAAAGTGAGTAAAGACACTGATCAACAGTAATAATGTTATATAATGTATTGTTGGCATGCGGTAATCCTTTTATTTGTTATTGTATGTTGTTTATAAACTATTACTCAGGTTTTTTATAGCGAGCAATTAAGCTTGAAGTATCCCAACGATTGCCGCCTAATGCCTGTACCTCTTCATAATAATTATCAAGTTGTTTGGTGATAGTAAGATCTACACCGAGATTTTCAGCTTCATCAAACGCCATACCAAGATCTTTGCGTACCCAGTCAACAGCAAAACCAAAATCAAATTCACGGTCACACATGGTTTTACCACGATTATCCATTTGCCAAGAGCCAGCTGCACCTTTAGAAATTGTTGCCAATAATTTATCGGTATCAAGCCCTGCGTGTTGGGCAAAGTTTAGACCTTCTGCTAACCCCTGTACGGCATTGACAAAGCAAATTTGATTCACCATTTTCGCGAGTTGCCCTGAACCGATGTCGCCCATTAGCTGGCTAAATCGTGCGTATGCGTCCATCACGGGTTGTACTTTGTCAAAAGTTACTTGCTCGCCTCCACACATAATGGTTAGTACACCATTTTCAGCACCTGCTTGACCCCCTGAAACCGGGGCATCAATAAAGCCAATACCATATTCATTTGCAACATCATGCATTTCTTTAGCAAGAGACGCAGAGGCGGTAGTATGATCAACAACCGTACTTCTTTTAGTTAAGCCTGAGAAAACACCATTTTCGCCCGTTAATACTTGCCTAACGTCATCGTCGTTACCTACACAAACAAACACTATTTCGCAGCCTTGCGCCGCTTGTTTTGGCGTATCGGCATATTGTCCATTAAACGCTTCACTCCAGCTAACTGCTTTTGCTGTCGTGCGATTATAAACCGTAACCTCATGCCCTGCTTTGACTAAATGCCCTGCCATTGGGTAACCCATTACGCCCAATCCGATAAATGCAACTTTCATAATGATCTCTATACAACATACTGAAAACATAGTTTATAACATGATTCAGCACATCAGATAGTTGTTAAATTAACTTTTATCTATTATCGTTACCAAGACATCCGACCACAGGAACCAAAGATGAGCAACAACTTCTACCAATACCAAGTTGTCACCAATAGAAAACAAGCGTTTGAGTTAAACAGTTTAAAGAATAAAGTTGTACTGATTATCAACACAGCAAGTGCATGTGGCTTTACACCTCAATATGCTGGATTAGAAGAACTTTATCAAAAGTATAAGGATAAGGGATTCGAAATCCTAGCCTTTCCGTGTAACCAGTTTGGTAAACAAGAAAAAGGTGATAATGAAGCCATTCAACAATTTTGTGATCTAAATTTTAAGATAAACTTTCCGTTAATGGATAAAGTGGAAGTAAACGGTGACAATGCAGCACCATTATTTACCTTTCTAAAAAAAGAAGCGCCAGGTATTCTCGGCTCTAAATCAATTAAATGGAACTTTACCAAGTTTCTTGTCGACGGTAACGGAAACGTTGTTAAGCGCTACTCCCCTACAACCAAACCAGAAGAACTTAGTCATGATATTGAACGTTTATTAGCCGTATAGTACTCCATAGATAGTCACAAAAAAGCCACCTAAATTTTAAGGTGGCAAAAAGCGTTTGAATATGAATTAAAAATTAACGCTTTGCATCTAGTGCCTGTTGAATGTTATCTAAGTCATCAACGGTAAACTCGCCTTTTTCAAGCAACTTCATGATAAGATCAGGTCCAACGTGACCAGCTTTTTTAATCTGAATGACCTTATGTTCTCCATCATGCTTAATTTCCTTGACGATTTTCTTAGCGATATTGCTACCAGAACTCTCTTCTTCGATTTCGAAAACAAAAACTTGTTCTGCGTTACCATCTGTCCAAGTAGAGATTGATTCTGAATTAGAATGTATTTTTATCATATCTGCATCGACATGAATGTTACCTAATTGTTCTGCTACCTTGTCGCGCAAATCTTCTGGCAAAACACTTAACGCACCTTTCAATGCAGTTAGATCATTAAGTGTCGCTTCTGATAACACTAAATCAGCAACCTCACCATTTGATTTTACGAAAACTTGAACGTCTTTATCACCATCAGCGATAACTTCAATTTGATGTTCTTTACTATCCGATGTAGACATGGCTATTGCAGACATGCTACTCAGAGCCCCTAATACAGAAAACGCAATGGCTAATGTCGTTTTATTTATAGTTTTCATGTTAATTTTCCTTTCAATATTAAATGCGATAATCGTTTACGAAAGGATAATAGCGAATACTATGCCAATGAATAATTTTCTTTATTTTACATGGGATTAATGAAAATAAGTTACTAATTAATCATTGAAAATTTCCTGATATCGGGAACCGTTATTCCTGATATCAGTCAACCCAGCAGGTAAGCAAGGCCAAATAAAAAGCATGCTTTATTAATACGTTGTTTTTATTATAATAATTTTTACGACTATCTTGGCATTATACTTGTTACTGTTACAACATAGTGGAATTTACATTTTTAATACGTTGGTATCTTATGTCATTGCGTGGCTATCTATTTTTACTTATTGGTGGGTTGATCACATTATTAACCTTGATTCAATTAGTGTTGGTGTATTGGATCGAAAAGAATATCGCGAAAGAAGTTGACTTAAAAGCACGCCAATACTCCGAACAAGTCATAGAGCTCGCGGTAGAGCAAATTAATGACCAACCAACAAACTTTATTGTTGAAACGCCCAAAGACAGCACTCATACATGGCAAGTTGAACAAAAAGTAATAACTACCGACGCTGAAAATACTAATGTAAAAGTGTATCGTTTTGAAGATAAAAAAGTTATCGATATAACAACGGAGCCTACTTCTAAGCCAAAAAGCCCAAATAATTCAAAGAAAACTCATCAAGAAAACGAGACGCAAGTACACATCAACAAAAAAATCCTCAAGAAAGAGTTCAAAACAATCATTGATAATATTCATCAACAGAATATCGACAGGCAAAGTAAGTCTCCCGATAACTTAAAAACGTTTATTGTAAAGTCGCCTAATGTTCATCAACAAACGTGGGTGTCTACAAGTCGAATTAGTGACAGCAGTAAAGCATTATTTGAAAAAATTCAACTTATGTTGATTGTTGTTGCCATAATTGGCCTGTTATTCGCGTTTTGGTTAAGCTCACAATTTAATAAGCCATTGAGGTTACTGACCAAAGGGTTTAAGCACTTATCACAAGGTGACTATAAACATCATGTTCCACAAGTA
The Thalassotalea hakodatensis genome window above contains:
- a CDS encoding GNAT family N-acetyltransferase; translation: MKKSDILIEEDDLTDGQIVSILEEHLKDMFANSPAESVHALDTQALKQPNITFYSFKYSGKTLGCVAIKTHSETVAEIKSMRTINEARGQGVATRLLNYVMNQATIKGYTSLHLETGSMVFFKPARDLYLRHGFTECGPFAGYQSDPNSIFMTHKRSH
- a CDS encoding discoidin domain-containing protein; this encodes MKKIALLSLFCLPLFTQADVVEYKGKVTDILIGKSQLIKVGVEESDEQSITCWKQESDQPWLFTFERGYDYSNDWFDVLNLVRRTQETIRIGYAENEDSECAIEYIALLKGDGIVDDGQVGDSLERTGQYGNIAQIYTNGLTESSYHASDNYGADVPAAAFDGHIFNEQIVDGEGSLINRGIWLVKKDTENKETTYWLQVEYEEPVTISGFRVMLNTKATELGRGPRHVTILTSLEGDQFEEQGQYNLGKSIDQRANLPTKVEAKIFRIQVNSNQGDAFIEIDELEVYSN
- a CDS encoding methyl-accepting chemotaxis protein; translated protein: MSWTILRKLQALSLAIVVVFTLALLVIKFYSNEIGDKFNQFYQNNFTTSMQFERIKEVQVDTMLNIRGLQISYLLTLEEQTEGYLSTIAENHQQTPNLVNKIVASYQGDKSKITQLKSLIEDYQTKADDFVKAMESAPDNKAPYPIFKSFVDSYYVLVDFFDDFKQHVDRSALDTKQEIEQAISIASYVFYIGLLLSLVVSIILSQLIARGISNAVTQVKDVAFKLSKGLLNVSCAVSTRDEMSELAKSINTTVERLRNTMADIKSSGDIVASNSDEVLSYNNQLQDGAHAITDNIDLVVTAIEEMAQTSQNIAQNITQTAAAAGEINDLAGVSLSASQESVKEIEILVNALKETGNTVDNLKSETVNIEKILDVIKAISEQTNLLALNAAIEAARAGEQGRGFAVVADEVRGLAQRSQTSVNEIETLLGSLTTAGDQAQVQMNQSSDLAHSLNERVSHSNELMEDIRHKVNDVNSQAHEIATSAEEQSTVVVEISKNMHDIKALVDQNAVFVNTSNEKSNEMKNASSHVLSQLDYFTI
- the sbcB gene encoding exodeoxyribonuclease I yields the protein MVSQQQPTILWHDYETWGINPKYDKPSQFAGIRTDLDLNIIGEPEMFYCQPPSDYLPHPEAALVTGITPQKALRDGMSEADFAHRIHQLFSQANTCVAGYNNIRFDDEVTRYLFYRNFYDPYAREWQNGNSRWDIIDMVRACYALRPEGIEWPKVVDKLTGEERVSFRLELLTQANGINHEAAHDAMSDVYATIAMAKLIKEKQPKLYEFLFDLRSKKHVSELLDVYNMTPVVHTSSKISSIHGCTSWFAPVAYHPQNKNAVIAIDLAQDPTPLFELSSEEIKARLYTRHDELAEDELPIPVKLIHVNKCPVVAPAKTLLPENAERLAIPRETCLENLAKLKMHVEIRDKLSDVFAPESFDDDEQPDAEEALYGGAFFSSSDKAQMDILHQLPIEQLATHPFQFQDERLSTLLFRFRARNYPQTLNNEEQLKWQSYCQSKLQYGGKGILSADEFMLKIENLVHEHESDQSKVAVLKALYEYLQGSV
- a CDS encoding leucine-rich repeat domain-containing protein, with translation MIKNKNVVLLSMLTLLSIGCGGGGSSSASANIPKQQANQSPVISDFGEVTAYERDAIIITGNASDSDGTITSYVWQQTAGTTVSSLVDDQKELSFIAPSVSADETLSFTLQATDNNGASVSKSVDISISAYDAIDNAVFEDNGFKQCLPSSAENDLGLAEIHCDGIEFTSLADLALFPNLTKVSISNAKLNDISTLPELELLTYLDLSDNGIQNIDTVFGLANLIHLDLSNNSVYSNNLAFERLAKLQTFLFSSGTYHYSLDANSFSELTQLTVLDLSNVYLVNPQGIENLVNLTDLKLSNVGSRFNALSFLAKLESLTHLDISHNNYVTDLSALALKDSITHLKLNGIGTTDFTPISDMTSLVSLDISDNYAEIDLSELQGLIDLEALNMNNVSAISNLDSLKQLTKLKELSLQRADLTSVSFVESLPNLEKLNIQENSRLSDISGLSTATQLTYLDISNNRNLDDISSLENLTNLEYLNIGRLYYNAAIDVSPLAGLTKLSALILAQNSYENLEELVNLTALEELSISSANITTLFDMTNLLSLKSVVLEDLTSLTSLDGLEGAVNVESLSLTRMYSLNDMTPVSALTKLETLTVMNINNVESMDFLSSLVNLKQLEVYVNNHVTSLDMLANLSSLQSLKMTSMSQLVDISTLTDLIKLTTIDLTNNSSLLCEDINSYLQARPESTLKYSSNCVERPINFELFDDETLAACIRNRGNDIADITYISCYSSGIKSLNGIEQMNNISQLSLYYLGDDIDYAPLNELKNLTTLEVIYGQLTFIPDFSELPKLSNLNLRGNRIASVNIENTLPALKYLTLESNIIDEITYIDNMPSLVYLNLKNNKVLNISKLQSLGELTELYLSYNDINDVTLLSNLLKLNYLNLYGNENIDCAQIEDLEQSISNLSVNVPRHCQ
- a CDS encoding Cif family virulence factor: MPTIHYITLLLLISVFTHFQAQANTEVEKELAAFWQEAEKTVATGDFDGYSATFHSDAILVSDIAKTSYPIANALTRWKQGFDDTKAGNMKAGVTFKFTSSLLSNTTAHQTGYFYYYSIGSQGKKSPFIAHFEALLVKQNGKWQIMMERHIKQVEQQVWDSIN
- a CDS encoding NAD(P)-dependent oxidoreductase gives rise to the protein MKVAFIGLGVMGYPMAGHLVKAGHEVTVYNRTTAKAVSWSEAFNGQYADTPKQAAQGCEIVFVCVGNDDDVRQVLTGENGVFSGLTKRSTVVDHTTASASLAKEMHDVANEYGIGFIDAPVSGGQAGAENGVLTIMCGGEQVTFDKVQPVMDAYARFSQLMGDIGSGQLAKMVNQICFVNAVQGLAEGLNFAQHAGLDTDKLLATISKGAAGSWQMDNRGKTMCDREFDFGFAVDWVRKDLGMAFDEAENLGVDLTITKQLDNYYEEVQALGGNRWDTSSLIARYKKPE
- a CDS encoding glutathione peroxidase, whose product is MSNNFYQYQVVTNRKQAFELNSLKNKVVLIINTASACGFTPQYAGLEELYQKYKDKGFEILAFPCNQFGKQEKGDNEAIQQFCDLNFKINFPLMDKVEVNGDNAAPLFTFLKKEAPGILGSKSIKWNFTKFLVDGNGNVVKRYSPTTKPEELSHDIERLLAV